The genome window ccgtaaaggactttcgaccaatcagcctcacctctttcgtgttgaaaaccCTGGAGGGCGTTCTGCACATCAACTTAagagcgattatggagagaacgcctctCTCTAAGTCCCACCCACGAATATTGGagagcagcggggtgaaggtagcgGCGTATGCTGACACCAAGTCGTcctattagtatcagggatgtttccatcacatcgacatcatggaagaagcgttgcgaaaggtgtgcctgcggGCCGCAAGATACGGCTTGCGGAAAACTGGTTAACACCTTCGAGAGGGGCGTGATCATGAGGATAATATGAGCTAAACGAGAGGACGACCAATAGCAAATCAGATACCATCATGAGttatatcaaatatttgacaaccatgAATCCTCGAAAACAATCAAGCGTCGGAAACTGCAGTAGGAGGGTCACGTTCAACATATGGGTGATACTCTGGTGCCTAAAAGAGTATTTGAAGGATAGAACAAAAAGACGAAAAACAGTGGGAAAACTCCGAAAGTGCTGAATGATGATGAAGCCAGCGCAATATTGctcaaatttcgaaattgaagAACGCAATCGatgccctgtgagttgaggcttaagaatacactccaagtcttctctgcttgtcgtaagaggccgTTAAAAGGTATAGAAATCTGTGAGCTATCAaactgtaaattttgaaattttactgctacAGAAACGTccacaacgcctcggatagggactaggaactgacctcatggcaacgacctttggctatcgaaaacagatTATGATTGCTTTCTGGTGCGCACGCTCGCACTGCTCACGCTACCGATAACGGTTGCGAGggttctcagaatgctcgctttctccaacttgagcaggaATTACAGCAAAATAATCTTTACATACTGAGCCTAAGCGAAATACGATGGCGGAACCCGGGAGAGTTCTCTTTCGgcgatgtgcttttgtactctggaaaaccaagtggtagcagacgagaAGGTCCACTCTCTCGACTTGGGAGCCAGTCTCTGAGAgaactgcaagattctggtccagcTTAAGGAGAATCATAATTGTAGAatgttacgcaccaacggagacttccgatatggtGGAGTTCAGGGGgcggtttcctaaaggtgacattgtgatcatgatgggtgatctaaatgccaaggtggactctAACACCTCTAACATCTTGTTCcgacatgtgatgaggaaacacgCTCTTGGCGACCGGCAACGttaatggtggaaggttcgtggatttcttcaACTTCTACGGCCTCGTCAatggtggtacattgttcgagcacagagcatgCCATAAGATCAGCTGTGTTTCAGCTGACCGACGTCATATGAGCAATTGCatcaaccacttcgcgatcagcagtagattcaggAGTTGTCTGTAGAATGTGCGGAAGAAGAAgcgttgacatcggcctcgaaagggatcaccatctgatagtcgCTTATGTTCACTTACGTGTTACGTCCGCCACTTTctacagggttggagagctgcgactcccTAAGCTGaacatcgactgcttgtatAACACAGCTGTCGCTTGACAATGGAAGAGCTGCTGATCGAACAACAGATAAACTGAGCAAGCCGCctcagaatatcgatgagcactgggccactatcaaaaatgctcttttctcgggtactaTACAGGTCGTTGGCCAAGTCCTGAAGGGCTTCATAAGATCTGGTttactgcggaatcgtggaagaggAGGGATGAACGAAGGGGTTGAAGATTCTACTGGCCACAGCGAGTGATGACAGGCGTGATgcgttcgaactccgataccaagcgaaatcccgagaagtccatcgtagtgtacgccatgctaagaaagaattttctattgtgctggtcaaggaagcagaagatgccgcatattgtaatgatttcaggaatgtgtgccgtatcacgaaagagtttgcatgtggtcgcaaatcttttgatggttctgtgaaggacgtcaacggtcgaattcttatccatgatgatgaacaattgaagagatggaaagaacacttcaccacggttcttaaccgtagcatattcggtgaagttcctcctcttgtagatgaaatggccagTCACCATAGCATGCGGATGCGGATTgttcttccaagaagaagagaaatcatttcgaccatcaatgttCTCAAACAGAGTTAAGCCggtgggcttgacggtctccgcgcagagttatttatcactgcacctggAATTACTGCAGATCTCCTGCTTCCACTcgcacggaaatcttgggaattcgaaATCTTTGCCGTGgagtagaagaaggggatgatcgtcaagattccaaagaaggggacccgttttgagtgtgacaatttgaAGGATATctacgtgctccctgccgtcgcaaagataataactaaaataattctgggacACAACAAAGAACATCTCCAAAGCATGGTTGACACAAAGCAAGctgatttccgctccggatcctcgtacattgacgacatcaacaccctacggataattttggaatagggcgtggagtttagatcttcgctgcacctgctcttcatcaatttcggaaaagctttcgatagcagcAGCAGATAAAATCTATTCAGgaggagggacattccggagaaactaatagctattatcaaagcgacttatgatggcgcaaaatgtcatatgcagcaccgaggtaaaatctcggagaattTTAAGGTCCAAACCGGAGTTCGCCCAGGTTGCTgtcctgtcaccaatattatttcttcttgttatcggtgatgttcttcatcctgccttgtccggaggatgtggaggaattcaatggacaatgacatctttcctcaaacattttgACTACattgtttgctctcttaccTCAGTCACCAGGCCATGGACCTTagctaaatggctctggatatGGAAATAGAAGTAAATAGAATTGAACTGAAGATACAAaacaaccaacaaaaccaaggttcacaGTCTGACGGATcgacgcactctccctatctgcactaataggcagagcatcgaaagcgtcaatcaatttgtatatcaaggaagcatggtttctactgacggtgacaccgaactggatgttgcctgacgcattaacagggctggatccgctttcgctgattgtctaaaatctaaaatctcaacactaagatcaagttgagattgttctgtgctagtgttctttctctcGGTGATGCTATAGAGGAGTAGCACATTGAAAGTGAACtctactgttacccaaaagctccaagctttcgtcaatacatgtctgcgtcgtgtcatcggagtgcgctagcctgacactatcttagtgcgacaattgcatttcgggctacgctatgcagtagaatccactctcccacgCTCGCCGACGATTGTGTAGCCTCAtgggcacttggcacagaacagtagagcgaGAGTGTCAGCATCTCGGGAAGGCGTGGGGGgcgctgaagtgcatttcaaatAACTGAGAGCGATGGCGAGTAAGTGATACCCCATATCTcatcaaggggtgaatggcagccATATATAATCGATGAATCGAGATGGTTGCAAGGGCATCCTGAAGGTGAAAGTCGGACGTGGACTTTCGAGCCCCGACGAAGACGACGACGTATTATTTCATGTGATTGTGTTTTTTAGGAAAAGGAATATTTTTTAGGCTTGCGAAAAGTGGTTATCTCTTCCAATGTAACCACGGAAGTATATATACAGTGCCTTGTTTTTTTTAAGGCAATACTTTAGAACCCTCTCTGCTTATTACATCTACTCTCTtaaaaaattaccaaaaaagaaaaagatattcaGTCTACTTTTAAAGTAAGCCTAAATTATCGAAATTAGTTATATTTGTTAACTAACCCTACTCCTCCTGGTCCTGAGGAATGAACTGCTGTATGTTGACTAAAGTACACTGGACCACCATCGCTGCTGTATGATGAAGAgcttgatgacgatgatgaagaaGATGACCCTTGTGGTGATCTTCTGAACCGTCTTAAGGCTTCGTTCTGCAAAAAGGGATTCATTAGATATTAACCATTGAAcgtatattaaaaaataaaagtagaaattaaattaaatgactTACATGGGCGTCACTGATTTGGAACACTGGTGAAGCTTGACCTTCTTGGTCAATGGTGTAGAAAGCCTTTGGTACATAGTATCCGGTACCTGAAATTAAATATATTAATTCAGATGAGATTCACGATAAGCATGAAGGAAGCATTTTAATTTTCACATATATATTGGGGGGAGGGGGTCCTATGGGCCACCACCTGGCGTACCAAGTTAATCCCGACCGGAGTGGCAAACGCAGAGTTGCATGCGACCAGGCTCGTGTCATAGGTTGCGGATCATGACATAGCCTACCGggttcgtagctgacccggtaggtatcgcaagttaatcttgtaaataagtaaccCCGGGCAAGCAGAACGGTTCCGTTTATGTTCGTCTTACCTTacctattcttcccttttagagggagtaaacctccttaacaaatccgtaatccggggtgaaggaattgacgtgcctatcggatgaattgcattgacgttacactgtatttcagcggttcCGCTCCAAATACCtttcctacctttggaggtaacactggggctctgttgcagggttgactgcctccccaacactcgtgggaacaacattggggaaaaaatttcaaattcttttgatgggaccccagggacacgaagagagtacccaacacggttaagagtcgctcaacaacatcagagcggctcttcctctttggatgttttggcggttatgccgtcaaccaccaggagcggaagacctaggcgtcgtatagtttggacgaaccaactcaatgaaTGTATCGTCCGCGCGTATTAccatgtcacggatttggactggaatccatcagggtacagacaccgactacatgacgcgttcataacctgattgtcggaactaagtcatgttccggaacagaacgtcatcAATCGGTGCCGAATACCAACCGAGTTgtcctaccaactaggcaacaaatcttccaagaggtttcacctGAGCTtggtctggagtcatcaaattaccggactagtcaaaggcgcaacacaagtactccacctgtaaggcattccATAAACCCAGTGGTCAGGAGAAGCTCAGGATGTcgcccaatttataatgaggctttggccccattccaggtcgcattcacagagtatgcttagattctcccagacgctaggccaaagatcccaaaactgaagtttacttcggcaactactaacatcattgctgccgttgatagaattttggctgatcatttggctagcgagataACTGCCACAGAgtttcacagcctgatctacgttgcagccgccacggttattcgtctccataatcaacatcttggagcgaataacagggGTATACCcaggaggactttaccgttctgggtatttcggctCAATGCAGTGTCACGCAAACACTTCTTGGTAATCCATCACCAATAGTGCACAggtgcgttgcgaacatcattggaaattaccatctctccaatggtctataataattaaatctaagttgctgagggaatttgaacggcgtctggatcttgtccttaaaatgCAACTGTGAAGACGAGACCATCCAGTCgaacagtaccgagtacactatACGTCATAACTCTGCCTGCAAGATTCTCTATCAAAACCttacgttgaagtataacttagtggcaacctaccatccttattataagtataccccgcagagaatcttggaaaataaccgagtcaaactactgtgggatcacacgaTTGCCCccaccacagtgttaatcacaacagacctgatctagttctgcttctgaaggaagaacgagcctgcttcataatcgatatagccgaACCGTTGggccggaacactgttgaaaaacagcacgaaaaaaatcCTGAACTACGGCCTCTTGGCAGacaatatgaagcagacttggagactacaaaagatcgaagtagtcccagtggtaatttcagcgacgggattagtacCACAGAACTTAAATAAAGCGCTGAatacgctcgatcttagggctagactatacatggagttgcaaaaagcggttatccttgcaacctgtgctattgtccgaagagtcctgtccggtaacaatctg of Hermetia illucens chromosome 4, iHerIll2.2.curated.20191125, whole genome shotgun sequence contains these proteins:
- the LOC119656130 gene encoding uncharacterized protein LOC119656130, whose protein sequence is MKVICVAVFVALAVAEISAGTGYYVPKAFYTIDQEGQASPVFQISDAHNEALRRFRRSPQGSSSSSSSSSSSSYSSDGGPVYFSQHTAVHSSGPGGVGLGSRFGGDDEPVSGGHYTQTSGVIDNNGKVYYNTRSGRF